The following coding sequences lie in one Sedimentibacter sp. MB35-C1 genomic window:
- the mobP3 gene encoding MobP3 family relaxase — MARLVIKNGYLKGRKATSHLNHLVKYIATRDGVEKVSNAKALWNSTKKQQSLITQIIREFPDSKESLEYEDYLAEPNRENASEFISITLEQHIEQVGDKEKYLDYIANRPRVEKFDTHGLFTVGEQPLILSQVAKEIAEHSGNVWTPIISLRREDAEKFGFDNAQSWKALISSKAMELTESLKIHPDNLKWYAAFHNESHHPHVHMICYSTNPNEGYLTKPGIRKMKSALATEIFRQELIPLYGEKTQKRDDLTKEARIALRKLLIQMQSDTLRSEKIEELITYLAECLKHTTGKKQYGYLKAELKNVVDEIVDELAKDERVAKAYTLWQKAKGQIESIYTETPSQQLPLSKCSDFKSIRNMVIKEAMEISQGEFIFDESETADSIIPAPPADSSMLPGYFPPENADDIQDELEPQKEAGRHHGKSRTPSWWSENYKQAKQFFYGNEDAGISQDFEKAYSLLLLEAERNNPLAMYDLGRMNADGLGCSEDADKSHQRYEKALTVFHAAESEKPWKYAQYRIGKMYAAGLGTEQNYMKAAQWLTQSASEKYKYAEYSLAGLYYMGNGVEQDYQTAFELYLRSAKQGFPYASFKVGKMFRDGIGCDKNETKAEKYFTNAFHGFTSLEKQSHDDKLQYRLGWMLLNGIGTEKDILQARSYFEKAALVGNSFAAYQLGKLYLGGEGILKDIPEALRWLNLSAKQKNQFAEYALGCLYLRGEDVTKDVAKAISYLKSAAIKGNELAEYRLGKLYLTGEDVPKNVEIALQYLTASANQGNQYAQYTLGKLYLMGKNVLKDKEEAVKWFILSAAQGNIYAQFFLDHIDEFKEPSVMLAATRLLHHMSRIIGDTAPARMPPNQRADRKLLQKIRAKKQAQGHKQDDHEQSMHTL, encoded by the coding sequence ATGGCAAGACTGGTTATTAAAAATGGTTATCTTAAAGGCAGAAAAGCTACATCCCATCTAAATCATCTGGTCAAATACATCGCCACTCGTGATGGTGTAGAAAAAGTTTCTAATGCTAAGGCACTTTGGAATAGCACCAAAAAGCAGCAGTCGCTTATTACTCAAATCATTCGAGAATTTCCCGATAGCAAGGAGTCACTGGAATATGAGGACTACCTTGCCGAGCCAAATCGTGAAAATGCTTCTGAATTTATTTCTATCACATTGGAACAGCACATTGAACAAGTCGGTGACAAAGAAAAATATCTTGACTACATCGCAAACCGTCCCAGAGTAGAAAAGTTTGATACCCATGGTCTGTTTACAGTAGGAGAACAACCGCTTATTCTTTCGCAAGTTGCAAAAGAGATCGCAGAGCATAGCGGTAATGTGTGGACACCGATCATTTCCCTTCGCCGTGAGGATGCTGAAAAATTTGGATTTGATAATGCTCAAAGCTGGAAAGCATTAATTTCTTCCAAAGCCATGGAGCTTACAGAAAGCCTTAAAATTCATCCGGACAATTTGAAATGGTATGCAGCCTTTCATAATGAGAGCCATCATCCCCATGTCCATATGATCTGTTACAGTACAAATCCAAATGAAGGATATCTTACTAAGCCGGGGATTCGCAAAATGAAATCAGCTCTTGCAACGGAAATCTTCCGGCAGGAGCTGATACCTTTATACGGAGAAAAAACTCAAAAGCGGGATGATCTTACTAAAGAAGCGCGCATTGCACTTCGAAAACTGCTGATACAAATGCAAAGCGATACCCTTAGAAGCGAAAAAATTGAAGAGCTTATCACCTATCTTGCGGAGTGTCTGAAACATACCACAGGAAAAAAACAATATGGATATCTAAAGGCAGAACTTAAAAATGTGGTGGATGAAATTGTAGATGAGCTTGCCAAGGATGAAAGAGTGGCCAAAGCCTATACTCTATGGCAAAAAGCAAAGGGGCAGATTGAGAGTATCTATACCGAAACACCATCTCAGCAATTGCCGCTTTCAAAATGCAGTGACTTTAAATCTATTCGTAACATGGTTATAAAAGAAGCAATGGAAATTTCACAAGGAGAATTTATCTTTGATGAATCAGAAACAGCAGATTCTATAATACCCGCCCCCCCTGCCGATAGTAGTATGCTGCCCGGCTATTTTCCTCCAGAGAATGCAGACGACATTCAAGATGAACTTGAACCTCAAAAAGAAGCTGGCAGACACCATGGAAAAAGCCGCACCCCTTCATGGTGGAGTGAGAACTATAAGCAGGCAAAGCAATTTTTCTATGGTAATGAGGATGCCGGAATCAGTCAGGATTTTGAAAAAGCCTATAGCCTGTTGCTATTGGAAGCAGAGCGAAATAATCCCCTTGCTATGTATGACCTTGGCAGAATGAATGCGGATGGTCTTGGATGCAGTGAAGATGCTGATAAATCGCATCAAAGGTATGAAAAGGCACTCACAGTATTCCATGCTGCCGAGTCTGAAAAGCCTTGGAAATATGCCCAGTATCGTATTGGGAAGATGTATGCAGCAGGGCTTGGTACAGAACAGAATTATATGAAGGCCGCTCAGTGGCTTACACAATCGGCAAGTGAAAAATATAAATATGCGGAGTATTCTCTTGCTGGTCTTTATTATATGGGTAATGGTGTGGAGCAAGATTACCAAACCGCATTTGAATTGTATCTACGCTCAGCTAAACAGGGTTTTCCCTATGCCAGCTTTAAAGTAGGCAAAATGTTTCGTGATGGCATTGGCTGTGATAAAAATGAAACGAAAGCAGAAAAATATTTCACTAATGCATTTCATGGATTTACTTCCTTGGAAAAACAAAGCCATGATGATAAGCTTCAATATCGTCTTGGCTGGATGCTTTTAAACGGTATCGGCACAGAAAAAGATATATTGCAGGCACGAAGCTATTTTGAAAAGGCGGCATTGGTGGGAAACTCCTTTGCCGCTTATCAGCTCGGCAAGCTGTACTTGGGCGGTGAAGGTATTTTAAAAGATATCCCTGAAGCCTTGCGTTGGCTTAACCTTTCCGCTAAACAGAAAAATCAGTTTGCAGAATATGCCCTCGGTTGCCTTTATCTAAGAGGTGAAGATGTTACAAAGGATGTAGCAAAGGCAATTTCATATTTAAAAAGTGCAGCTATAAAGGGGAATGAACTTGCCGAATACCGCCTTGGAAAGCTTTATCTTACAGGCGAGGATGTCCCGAAGAATGTGGAAATAGCTTTGCAATATTTGACCGCTTCCGCAAATCAAGGTAATCAATATGCCCAATACACCCTTGGAAAGCTTTATCTGATGGGAAAGAATGTTCTGAAAGATAAAGAAGAAGCCGTAAAGTGGTTCATACTCTCGGCAGCACAGGGCAATATCTATGCTCAGTTTTTTCTTGACCATATAGATGAGTTCAAAGAACCGTCTGTGATGCTGGCAGCCACAAGGTTATTGCATCACATGAGCCGTATTATCGGTGATACTGCACCGGCAAGAATGCCGCCGAACCAGCGTGCTGATCGGAAACTCCTGCAGAAGATAAGGGCTAAGAAGCAGGCGCAGGGTCACAAGCAAGATGATCATGAACAGTCCATGCACACATTATAA
- a CDS encoding DUF6103 family protein, with translation MKKANITLKMEAQRLEATKRYMEKKDVSIEQELGEALQKLYEKHVPAAVREYIDETADSMPAPKAKKQKEKNNAAAPNQSQGII, from the coding sequence ATGAAAAAGGCTAATATCACACTTAAAATGGAAGCCCAAAGACTTGAGGCTACCAAAAGATATATGGAGAAAAAGGATGTATCTATTGAGCAGGAGCTGGGCGAAGCTTTGCAAAAGCTTTATGAAAAACATGTACCGGCTGCCGTGCGTGAATACATTGATGAAACCGCTGACAGCATGCCTGCTCCAAAAGCTAAAAAACAGAAAGAGAAAAATAACGCAGCGGCACCCAACCAATCGCAGGGGATAATCTAA
- a CDS encoding DUF3846 domain-containing protein encodes MSNTIKVLKIDVGQPPVIKDIQNDLDGLQAEVGGLIQVIGLEDDCLLVCNDEGKLNGMKPNRWFYDDIICGPFFICGDSMEGDFISLTSEQAEKYAERFADSPAFTGEEQELEPRITFISF; translated from the coding sequence ATGAGTAATACGATTAAAGTATTAAAAATCGATGTCGGTCAGCCGCCGGTTATAAAGGACATTCAAAATGATCTTGACGGATTGCAGGCTGAGGTTGGCGGTCTTATTCAGGTGATTGGACTTGAAGATGATTGTCTACTGGTCTGCAATGATGAAGGTAAACTCAATGGTATGAAACCAAATCGATGGTTTTATGATGACATCATTTGCGGTCCCTTTTTTATTTGCGGCGATAGTATGGAGGGCGATTTTATTTCTTTGACAAGTGAGCAGGCAGAAAAATATGCAGAACGATTTGCTGACTCTCCTGCCTTTACTGGCGAAGAACAAGAGTTGGAGCCACGTATTACATTTATCAGTTTTTAA
- a CDS encoding DUF6329 domain-containing protein, translating to MKLQVPFERKIPTFNLSEAFIEAVVILPEQKFKAFSGGLLKDEDFIKDHKESMYVDEKGVRHSLLLLSEHADDGFLVESQGYDYARYVAWLPRIKPYFNQQMLKLADALIKEGCLNTGSGNWITDFDEIQERYGITIKNGNGIGEQLLHILNSADEIAEVEMTEESFDMTFYLDFCPNSVQDKTGMSMQHI from the coding sequence ATGAAGTTACAAGTACCCTTCGAAAGAAAAATACCGACTTTTAATTTAAGCGAGGCTTTTATAGAAGCAGTTGTTATTTTACCGGAGCAAAAGTTCAAAGCTTTTTCAGGCGGGCTTCTTAAAGATGAAGATTTTATTAAAGACCATAAGGAGTCCATGTATGTTGATGAAAAAGGTGTTCGGCATTCTCTGCTTTTGCTAAGTGAACATGCAGATGACGGTTTCCTTGTAGAAAGCCAGGGCTATGATTATGCCAGATATGTTGCATGGCTGCCCCGGATAAAACCCTATTTTAATCAGCAAATGCTAAAGCTTGCAGATGCCCTTATTAAAGAGGGATGCTTAAATACGGGGAGCGGAAATTGGATTACAGACTTTGATGAAATCCAAGAACGCTATGGAATTACTATAAAAAACGGCAATGGAATCGGTGAACAGCTGCTTCACATTTTAAACAGTGCAGATGAAATAGCCGAAGTGGAAATGACTGAGGAAAGCTTCGATATGACATTTTATTTAGATTTCTGCCCAAATAGTGTTCAAGACAAGACGGGAATGTCGATGCAGCATATTTAA
- a CDS encoding M23 family metallopeptidase encodes MADPATITMAAKAAATALTDERVRKTIGWTIGLILSPVILIIVLVCSLLSGTSDHNNTAVGLCFDGGVISGNVPEDYRGYIEDMRNSFTLLDDTIATVNSDTEDGESLDSVRVRAIFYSLFFGADSPSRLEHRQFVDSFVTYEERSRTVTSTDADGNETTEEETYTVAVPIKELPVVYENILSSMRIAITHESQINATEIYYRVLYGRPAPTYGHEFDEWSNSLPLSSTPFIGVDGFCSPLGENWRSMVTSEFGYRKDPFTGMGSGHSGIDLGAPKGTSIRAALPGTVYVVRYTTSGYGYHVMVDHGGGFVTLYAHCSKILVSEGQTVDAGSIIAEVGSTGRSTGNHLHFEVRISGEKQNPRSYLP; translated from the coding sequence ATGGCAGACCCAGCAACGATAACAATGGCAGCAAAAGCCGCTGCTACAGCCCTAACAGATGAACGAGTTCGTAAAACCATTGGCTGGACAATCGGTTTGATTCTATCGCCAGTAATTTTAATAATTGTTTTAGTCTGCAGCCTGTTATCAGGTACATCAGATCACAACAATACAGCAGTAGGCCTGTGCTTTGACGGCGGTGTTATTTCGGGCAATGTTCCCGAGGATTACCGTGGATATATTGAAGATATGAGAAACAGTTTTACTCTTTTAGACGACACCATTGCCACAGTAAATAGTGACACGGAAGATGGAGAAAGCCTCGACTCGGTAAGGGTTAGGGCTATTTTTTATTCTCTGTTTTTCGGCGCAGATAGCCCCTCAAGACTTGAACACAGGCAATTTGTAGACTCATTTGTCACCTATGAGGAACGAAGCAGAACGGTCACTTCTACCGATGCAGACGGCAATGAAACTACAGAGGAAGAAACCTATACCGTGGCGGTTCCCATTAAGGAACTGCCCGTAGTATATGAAAATATTTTGTCGTCTATGAGGATAGCCATCACTCATGAAAGCCAAATCAATGCAACAGAAATTTATTACCGTGTGCTTTATGGCAGACCGGCGCCAACCTATGGCCATGAATTTGACGAATGGTCAAACAGCTTGCCCCTGTCATCCACACCCTTTATCGGAGTAGATGGCTTCTGCTCACCCCTTGGAGAGAATTGGCGCAGCATGGTCACCTCGGAGTTTGGATACCGTAAAGACCCATTCACCGGCATGGGCTCAGGACATAGCGGAATTGACCTTGGTGCGCCCAAGGGCACATCTATTCGTGCAGCACTGCCCGGTACAGTTTATGTGGTTCGTTATACCACCAGCGGATACGGCTACCATGTGATGGTGGATCATGGCGGTGGCTTTGTCACTCTTTATGCCCATTGTTCCAAAATACTAGTAAGCGAAGGGCAGACCGTAGATGCCGGAAGTATTATTGCTGAAGTGGGGTCTACCGGTAGAAGCACCGGAAACCACCTGCACTTTGAAGTGCGAATCAGTGGAGAAAAGCAAAACCCAAGAAGTTATTTACCTTAA
- a CDS encoding gamma-glutamylcyclotransferase family protein encodes MENKLYIAYGSNLNLPQMAKRCPTAKVVGTSEIKDYALVFRGSGHGAVATIEPCVGSFVPVLLWKIRPDDEKALDIYEGFPRFYEKETMELILDEKTIPAMVYIMTPGHRLGYPSDYYYNTILEGYKSAGFDPAILEQAIDYTEQLMESEPEPEQQNLFGFGNLKWW; translated from the coding sequence ATGGAAAACAAACTATATATTGCCTACGGCAGCAATCTTAATCTGCCTCAAATGGCAAAAAGGTGTCCTACCGCCAAGGTGGTAGGAACATCTGAAATCAAAGATTATGCCCTTGTTTTTAGAGGCAGCGGTCATGGTGCGGTAGCTACCATTGAACCTTGTGTGGGAAGTTTTGTCCCTGTTTTACTTTGGAAAATCAGGCCGGATGATGAAAAAGCACTTGATATCTACGAAGGGTTTCCAAGGTTTTATGAAAAAGAAACCATGGAGCTTATACTGGACGAAAAAACTATTCCTGCCATGGTTTACATTATGACTCCGGGGCACCGTCTGGGCTATCCGTCTGATTATTATTACAATACCATCCTCGAAGGATATAAAAGTGCAGGGTTTGACCCTGCTATTTTGGAACAGGCAATAGACTATACCGAACAGCTTATGGAAAGTGAACCCGAGCCAGAGCAGCAGAATTTGTTTGGATTCGGCAACCTGAAATGGTGGTGA